A DNA window from Brassica napus cultivar Da-Ae chromosome C1, Da-Ae, whole genome shotgun sequence contains the following coding sequences:
- the LOC125580068 gene encoding LOW QUALITY PROTEIN: uncharacterized protein LOC125580068 (The sequence of the model RefSeq protein was modified relative to this genomic sequence to represent the inferred CDS: deleted 2 bases in 1 codon; substituted 1 base at 1 genomic stop codon), which produces SSWKHYDPASVFGDLISLCLFDXDTFICFIIFPVLEFWSFCF; this is translated from the exons AGTAGCTGGAAACACTATGATCCTGCTTCTGTCTTTGGAGATCTTATT TCTCTCTGTCTTTTCGACTGAGATACTTTCATCTGTTTCATCATCTTTCCTGTATTGGAATTTTGGAGCTTTTGCTTTTGA
- the LOC106423806 gene encoding polyadenylate-binding protein-interacting protein 9-like, giving the protein MAAITENDPMAVITENVHTEKHIDVAKDVHEICVKSDSEKTIGDGIEKIAITSSKKESELKPESELDMKNIVAMFKKLNPLAKEFFPSYHNNTKKNNNTGKDNQIMPADDFVAKKNQSGEEFDHDLKKDDNNRKRRNGYSQGRRRLNGRISKAEREDSIRRTVYVSDIDQSVTEEGLAGLFSNCGQVVDCRICGDPHSVLRFAFVEFADDQGAREALRLGGTMLGYYPVRVLPSKTAILPVNPTFLPRSEDEREMCSRTIYCTNIDKKVSQADVRNFFESACGEVTRLRLLGDQLHSTRIAFVEFALADIALRALSCSGMVVGSQPIRVSPSKTPVRPQITQPPSTN; this is encoded by the exons ATGGCTGCGATCACTGAGAATGATCCAATGGCTGTGATCACTGAGAATGTACACACTGAGAAGCACATTGATGTTGCCAAAGATGTTCATGAAATTTGTGTCAAAAGCGATAGCGAAAAGACCATTGGTGATGGAATTGAGAAAATCGCGATCACGAGTTCCAAAAAGGAGTCTGAGCTCAAACCTGAATCCGAGTTAGATATGAAGAATATTGTAGCGATGTTCAAGAAACTGAATCCTTTGGCAAAGGAGTTTTTCCCTTCTTACCACAACAACACCAAGAAAAACAATAATACTGGGAAAGACAATCAAATTATGCCGGCTGACGATTTCGTGGCTAAAAAGAATCAATCCGGTGAAGAATTTGATCATGATCTCAAGAAGGATGACAATAACCGGAAG CGAAGAAACGGTTACAGCCAAGGGAGGAGGAGGTTAAATGGAAGAATTTCTAAGGCTGAGAGAGAGGATAGTATTAGAAGAACAGTATATGTTTCTGACATTGACCAGAGT GTGACTGAGGAGGGTCTTGCTGGCTTGTTTAGTAACTGTGGACAA GTTGTTGACTGTCGAATTTGTGGGGATCCACATTCAGTTCTTCGATTTGCATTTGTCGAGTTTGCTGATGACC AGGGTGCAAGGGAAGCATTAAGGCTTGGTGGAACGATGCTTGGGTACTACCCGGTGAGGGTTTTACCCTCCAAAACTGCTATTCTTCCAGTCAATCCCACATTTCTTCCCAGG TCAGAGGATGAAAGGGAGATGTGTTCAAGGACAATCTATTGCACAAATATCGACAAAAAG GTTTCTCAAGCTGATGTGAGAAACTTTTTTGAGTCGGCATGTGGTGAG GTAACTCGCCTAAGGCTTCTTGGCGATCAACTGCATTCAACTCGCATAGCTTTTGTTGAATTTGCTCTG GCAGATATAGCACTTAGGGCGCTCAGTTGCAGCGGGATGGTCGTTGGATCCCAacctattag gGTAAGTCCTTCAAAGACACCGGTGAGGCCACAAATCACTCAACCACCTTCCACAAACTAG